One Gossypium arboreum isolate Shixiya-1 chromosome 13, ASM2569848v2, whole genome shotgun sequence genomic window, tatggctggtacggtggagtgtagtggttggtgggttgagtagtctcccaaatgggcttgcatatgtttccgatgttgcatgtattttgaaatgggcctatgggccatcttgttatctgaataagggctaaggcccgctttattgtaatctgaaaagggctcgcccaagatcaccattactgaatgggcttagggccaatgggcttgagctgacttgggctttgaatgggttttccttacacactgagtttccccaaactcacccattctttaaccttgcaggtgagccttgatgtgggtgacttggagccggaggggattcagagtggccatggtgaatacttttgggtttgaaaaaaaagagactggttttcttaagttatttttaatttctatttaattttttttgggttgtaataaggccattttaactttattttcttatttgatttttctgggattttattattaaaaacaactttaaattgatggatactaatccaaatgggctagacttaggcgtgatttcaaaacgatattttttttacacgacgtcacgaatattcgatttaccaaagaaatttcaacttgttataaccaagtgtggcaatggatgtggacatgtcaaggattggatccaatcggagagcttggtacttaagcagccttcatggctcacctcctctgttatggatacctacttggtgctcagcttctattcacttggtTAATTTGACAAGAGTCagctttttaaaacactaaaaagggaacacgggtttttgacttcaaagtggcacgtcggattcggccttaacgtctgggctgggtttggggtgctacaataaataggctcttttacaaccttagaaaaaatacccattagagattagaactcataacacatttagataattttgtgtttacgttttgtgggttctttattttcgggttttcggggtatAGTTTTTATcaccatcttttgtactcttcgttcttttgccattatagtaaaattatttttgcccgtggttttttatcctctttggaggggtttttccacgttaaatttgtgtgttcaatttctcaatttattctgctattttacTTGTTCGCTGCTTAATCGGGTCAAAATCCTAACAGGTTTTATAAAAGTTGTGGTACAAGTTCTGTTTGGAATTTTTCGCTCGTACATTTTATTTTGTTCATATATTAAACTtagcaacaatttttttttctaactgAATTCTAAACGATCAAATGTTTTTGGTTCTTTGTGACAACTTGTTtcgtaaaattttccatcgatcaCTTCAATGATCAATGTGACCTCCGAAAtttggtctaaacttctaggtcggattttggggtgttacatttccttTGTTTTCTTAAGCAATATGGGAGGTGAGATACGTGTAtatatagactcaataatatgTTTGCAGCTTGTTCCTATACAATGTGGGATTCTTTACTCTTTTAACTAACAACATAAAATTAAATGCCacactatattttataatttttttatgtatagagtttaaattttttacaagaagttaacatttgttacattataaataaaattttaaactctataagtaaaaaaattataaaatagaaaatgagtatagtaaaatgttaaaaataaatatttaacaaattactaatagttgagtgatcattttataagtttttataaTTCGATAGCCAAAAACCATAGTTAAGTAACTACTAATGTAATTTAATctagatataaaaatatgaaaaataattattacattttatgtatattatatatttctataaaaaacttatttaacataattatatACTATGTTTAAATTAAATAGATTATCTATCTAGTCAACATACATCTGAAACAATTTTATCAACATTCATTAGGTGAtgacaattaaattaaaattaggattaaaaataaatatttttttaaaaaagatcaatttttaaatttacaaaagaAATGTACTATTTCAATACCAAATACTcaccatttatttattaatcaaacattattaacataaaatataataaataataaaaagtaaaagtaTAACGTCTaaattgaaataatgaaaaattattttaaaaattaaaattgcatGGATATTAActtcaaatatttaaaattgaataGAAGATTACTGCATATACAAGTTTCATATGTGCAATTTGTTCTTTTTTTAATAGTCCTTTTGTATATGCTAACAATTCTAAAATACAATAAGACTAAAGATCtcaaaagataattttataatatgagaaaacaaaatattaaaaatagaaattgttttgtaatatatatatagtgtAGTATTTAATCTTATGTTATTGGTTAAAAGAGGAAGAAATCTCACATTATCTAGGAACAAGTTGCAAAGCTATACATGActctatatatacacatatctcacATCTCATATTGCTTAAAAAAACAAGGGAAGGAAGACTTTGGGtctatataaatatatgttttataagttttatttccATATTAATTGGTGGCACCttcaaatgcaaaaaaaaaaaaaaaagtgttgtcACTTTGAGTTTTTATAAAGGTTTATTCTTATAGATTTTCAAAATAACTAGTctatttttgtaatatttttaaaaaaatgaccttttttataaaaatttagtcCGAGCAGGAACAAAAGCATGCCCATATTAACGCCTTTTTGTTGACACGAGATAAAGCGTGTCCTTGTCAGCACACTTTTCTGAAATTTTCTGTTAAAATGTTTCTACATAGGCGCATTTTGAGTTTTTTGATCAATtccaataaatattattttaaatggcTCATTTCTATAAATAAGGATAGAAAtgagttttttattattattaaaatacccttaatCTCCAACGAAAAACAATATTATTTAGAAATATCATGATAGAATTTGGGGTTTTTCATTGTCCTTATctccaattttatttttatacacacgtaattttatttaatatattaatatgtttcttaaaaacaaaataaatcctTAACTCGTTCCATCCGAAATTTTTACataatgttttatgttataattattttacaaAGAACATATTATAAGGGCTCCTTTCGATGTCATTAGAGGTCTGGCCCATTGTCATCTTTAGACAAAATTGAACCCCAACTAAAACACAACCTCATTGGTGAGTGTTTTAAATTTTTCAATGACTAgtctattaattaaaattttattttatttctcaaatttattAGAGATAAAAATTAGAACTATACATCAACTTTGATTTAATATGCGATGTGATACATGAACTTTTATTTTGTatgattttatacatgaaattttggtttggttcaattttcTAAAATCACTAACAATATTATTAAATTAGCATCATTTTACATTATATattacatatgtaaataattatattaattcaatataaaaataaatattatttaaatgtgtacaattgaatcaaaatttaagtttcatatatacatattaacAACAATATAAGTTTTATCTCGTATAATTGTACCAAATAAAAGTTCATATGTCAAATTGCACATTGaaacaaagttcatgtataaatttgatatttacctcatttaattattattttaatataataatgatattaattattatttaatataacatttttaatatattatttaacttaAATATAATAgtgtattttataaatttaattttaattattgtttaaaaaaatataacttgtatttgtattttgttatttaatgtattatatatgcatatacttcaatttaatatttttaataatcatTTTCAATTCTAATCTCATAGCTATTGTCGTGTTGTatcataattaatttattttatcttatatttattGTTTCATTCTTTTCTTCATTTGCTAAATTCGTATGTTGACAATGGAAAGATCATAAATAAGCAGTATAACGTATCAAAGTACACCAAATAATGGGAACTCCCATTTGTACAAACAAATACTATTTGTGGTGAAAATAAACAAACAATAGTTCTCAAAAATCAACATACAAAGACGGCTCAAATCTTGTAAGATCTTCGGAGAGAAAGTAAACAAATAAGTGACTATATATGCTGATTAAAAACTCGAGTCCGTAAATACTATTTTCAACCCTGTATGAGATGAGAACAGTAGCATGCCCCGACTCTGGACTGGTTCCCATGAGCCAAAAGGGATTTTTAAGGACTAGAAGGAGAAGGTGGTGGAGAAAGGAAAGGAATAGAAGGAATTGTAGTTGGGATTGTGGGAATCGAAGGCATGCTTGGTAGAGGGGGTAATGTGGCCCTTGGTACACTAGGCAACGTTGGCAACCCAGGCATGGTAGGAAGTGGAGGAAGTGCCCCGGGCCTTGGGAAAGATCGTATGGATGGCTGTGGGAGATTAGGGATAGATGGGAATGGTGGGAGTGTGGTTGTAGGCAATGTTGGCATCGGAGGCAGTTGCTGAAGGTGACGAGCTGCTAGGCCAACGTCAATGCTTGAAAACGACAAAGCCACGAAGAATACCAAAGCAAAGCAATTCAAAGAAGACATTTCTGTTAAGCAGATGAAATAAAGTCTTTTTATCTCAATAGCTAGTTTTAAGTGAGGAAGAGAAAGCATGGTGTAAGGGGTTTATATAGGGTCTTGGAGCAGTGGGAAATAGGCCACTGGAGTTGGTGATATTTGATCATATATGGTTGAAAAATTAGAAAGCTTGGTCAATATTAAAGATATCAATATTAAAGATATTTGGTAGGTCATCTTCTAATGGATATTGGAGTTTAAAACTGGTGAAATGCAGTTGTGGTTGGCATGGAAGCTACCTCATGTAATAAGTTAgcctcttaattaaattaatagcTCAAATTGTATAGCTGATCAAATTAACTTGTTCGACACTAATTTAGTTGACCTGTGTATGTTTATTTGGTTTTGGATAGAGTTAATTTGAATTAAGTTAATCaagattttgaaattttcaagttATTTCAAATTTGGGTTACTTTCAAGTTTGGTTTGCATTAAATTTAAGTCATTCAGTGATAGTCCCAATTTTCTCATTATAGGTCTGAATTGTTTTAAGTTATGGTCACTTCAAGTTTAAGTTATTCCAAATTACTTGTTCTATTTATTTCGAGTTCTAGTTATTTTAAATTTGAGTCATTTTAGTGTTGGATCATTTCAAATTTAGATTGTTTTGAATTAAAATTAGACAAATTAAAAATTGTTAAACTTTTATCATCAAACTGTTAAAAATATGGACCTCACATATATAATAAAGgtaattacatattatttattatcataatAGGTTAGCTCAAATTAAAAGTGATataatttggttaaggtttattgggttttaattattaaataaagtatgggtcaaatatgtgtagatactttagtaactaatttctaattgatgataGGTTGATTAGAAATTAGGGAAAATGTGCCAAAattatatattagggttatggtccccaaattatacacaaaataatttttctaaatcCCATGTTTAGAAAAGAAAGTGCCACATTCTCAAGAttacttgtgtgctaatttggaagatcaaatccccaagatccgtagatttcaaaaaataaatgaatttaggTACACTTCTGATGTGACCACGGTCTCGTTGAGGTGTTCGAGTCGTTTATGTGCCCGATCGTCAAACGAAGAAATATCACTCCAATTGCAAGCAATGTGTGTATTCAGCTAAGTATGGGAAGAGGTATTAAGAATAGGCTCAAAAATGGCTAAGTATTTGTTGTTATAGGTTCAGCTAACAAAGAATTGAAATGGATAAGTGATAGCTTGGGTGGGATGGAAAATGAGCTTAAGTGTCAAGAATGAACCAACACTAGAGGATTAGTCCGTCAATAATCACACTACACACTTTTCCTTGGACTTGGCACCATGTATGGAAAATGTTTTCCCTTTGTTTTTCATTCTCCACACTTTAGAGACTTAGACTCCTCTTGACTACAAGGAGTTCACCATCAACAACATGCTCTAAGTCTTCCTCCTCGTCGGATGTGGCTTCAGGATAATTTTCGACTTCTTCCTCTAACTCGATTTCACCATTCGCTCGCACTACCATAGTGCTTCAGTTTGGGCATTGACTAGCAATATGACCCCTCCCAAGGCATTTGAAGCACTTGATATCCCTCGAACGGTTGGGAAAACTCTCAGTAGCCTTTCCTTTTCTCGTTTCACCTAAGAGCTTATTCGTCTTGGCTAGCACCATTGGCTCTCTAGCTTAACTCGGTGGAGTATTTTTGCTAACGCCTTGGTTCCATTTAGATGTGATCGTGGTGGAATAGCCTTGAACAGTACCTTTGTGCTTCACTTGTTTCTCCACCTTGATGGCCTTGTGCACCATGTCCACAACTTCGATGTAATGTTGTAACTCCACGATATTGGCAATGTCTCGGTTGAGACTGGCTAGGAAGCGCACCATAGTTGCCTCGCGGTCTTCTTGGACATCTGTACGTATCATCATGATTTCCATCTCCTTGTAATAATCTTCAACACTCCTTGATCCTTGGATAAGATTTTTGAGTTTTTGATAGAGTTCCCGGTGGTAGTAGGATGGAATAAATCGCCTCCACATCACCGTTTTCATCTCGGCCCAAGTTGTGGTAGGTTGTTGTCCATTTTGTCTTCGGCTTGTGGTTAATTGATCCCACCAGATCATCATGTAGTCTGAAAACTCAATTGCTGTCAACTTTACCTTTTTGGCTTTGGAGTAATTGTGACACTCAAACACCAATTCAATCTTCTTCTCCTACTCTAGGTAAACCTCTGGATCTAACTTGTGTTGAAAGGGTGGAATTGAGAGCTTAATATTTTTCAAGTTGTCGTCCACTAGCCCTATTTCTCTAAGGCCTTGATTCTTTGGACCTCTCCACCTTTCACTTTGGTTTGACCCTTAATCACTTTCGACATCACTTGGGTCATATAGGTCATCTTGGTTGATTTTCGGGCGGCCTTGATCTTTTTGTGGACCTTGGGAAGCCCGCTCTCGTTAGTCCCTCTCCTCAACTGGCTCCAAGCACTCGTTGAATGACTCTAACTCATTCCACAACATGCGTTGGAACTCTCGTAAGAGAGTTTGTTGGCCTAAGTCGGGTACTCCAACTCCTCCGGGGGCTACATTTCTAATGGGTTGTCGTCCTCCGCCTTCCGCCATATTACGTTCTGGGCTTCTAGACATAGAAAAATAAAACCTCACAATAAAGCCTCACGTTCACTCTTAAAGAAAGAGTAAATGGCACTCACACTCATGTTTACACTCTTTTACTACTTTGTCTTCTCTCTAATGCTCTCACTTCACTCGTGCCTTTTTCCACTCGTTTCTTCTCTCCTGATTTCATAAAAGACTCATTTAAACTTTATCTTTAGTCTAAGGGTCGGCTTTAAGGGGATTTACAAGGGTATTGATGAAAAGGTGCAAGGTTGGCTAAAATAAAAGAGTTTAGTCTTGCGTGTGGCGTGAAGGTATATGTTGGTAATAACAAGGAAGTTGATGATAGGGAGTACAAGGAGATGAATACAAACtttcaaaacttttttttttaacttcaaactttttttaatataatattgttGAATACAAATGAATGCTTTTGATACacgaattttttttcaaatttttttttacgaaCCTATTCTGGGGTAGCTACAAACGCCCATACTTCTCATTTTTACAAGATCTGATACTAAATGATGCGACCATAGCCTCGTTGAGGTGTTTGAGTCATTTATGTGCCCGATTGTCAAACAAAGAAGTATCGTTTCGATTGCAAGCAATGTGTGCATTTGACTAAGTATGGGAAGAGGTATTAAGAATAGGATAAAAAATGGCTAAGTATTTGTTGTTATAGGTTCAGCTAACAAAGAATTGAAATGGATAAGTGATAACTTAGGTGGGATGGAAAACAAGCCTAAGTGTCAAGAACGAACCAACACTATAGGTGAGTGCTGACCCGAGAATTATATGACCGTAAGGTGAATAGGTGATGGAAAGAATACCTTAACCCGTTACCTGGGAAGGTAAGAACCAAAGGTATCAATTTTGGGTGAATGCCACACTACGAGAGTGATAAGTTCTATAGAGGAAACAGGTTGATGCCACTGACTAGCAGATAAGTCAAGCTGAGTCTTGGACCAAATTTGAGAGATGAAAACCTCACAAATAACTCAAAATTCATTCAAGAAGCAAAAAGTCCCTACAACCAACAAATGGGTGAATATTTATAGTAAAATCCTAAGGCTAGCCGAATAGGCAAACAAGTAGATAAATAGACATTTTGTTTCAGCTTTTAATGAGCTAAAAATTCCAGAATAATTCATGAAAGTTCCAAGAGGTTTCTTCAGCCTTGAAAACGTCATTGGATAGCTTCTAGATGATGTATAATCAGCTGAAATGAACTTGGAGTGAATGGTAGCTGATTGACCATGTCTATGTTCGGCTATGGTACTTTAAGAGGCTTAAATGCAATGCCTTGTTCAGCTGAATGGTTTGTGAAATTAATGAGCAGCTTGGATATTGCAAAAGGTATTTGAAGTGTGAAAACTAAACTTGAAAGGCCACCCATGTGTGAATGCATAGAACCGAAAAGCCTTCATGTGTGAATAGGATAACCGGCTGGTGTGAAAGCCTTCAAGGCTGCCTTGGGGAGCTAATCGGCcatcttggaaaacatgaatggTTAGGTACTTTTTGGCCGAATGGGTGCTTGGGAGAGGCCAAACATCAGCACACCTTGCATTGAAGCCGTCCATGCATTTGGCTGGACATAATTCAAATGAACACATTAAATTagtttaagacatatttaattcaGCTGCACTAGGACATATCAAAAACTTGTTTTAATTTAAGGCATATTAATAATATGTATTTAAGCTATGACACATTAAAGACTTGTATAAAATatgacacattaaattcggctgaagcaaaacatattaaaatcatGTAATAAGCTAAAACATAATTATGAGCTAaaactaaattaactaacttAATTAAATACTTAAGTTTATTTCAGCTAGTAAATGCATGAACTAAAAGAAGTAGAGATAGCTCAATTGAGCTGAACTAAGCTCATGGAGCTAAGTTTGAGCTGAGTTCGGCTTGCAAGAGGTTGCAAGGTGATCTCGTTGAGCTGGTCCAAGCTCTCTCAATGTGTCCAGCCAATGTCTCGCCCCAAACTTGGTTTACTAAGGCTGAAATGGCCTTTTTAAATTGCTTAGCTCGTGCTCGAGTGATAGGTCCTTGTGGCAGCTCCAAAGGATCCTTGCTCGAGCTTGGTGTGACCCAGAGCGTGGCCGTATCAACTTTCggatctagttttgttcttgatttattattgatgatttgacatgacagatTATGATTTATGGTtacaattttatattaaatattatttacgaTTCTAACAAGTGCTATCAGAGCTTCGTCATGTTGAATCAATGAGAACGAATtgattctttattatttttagattgactcttttttcaaaatttatagaTTTGATATTTCAATTATATACTATGTTGAATTTTTGAGATTCTTGATAAATTTTTAAGATTTTGATTCTTTAAATTACTTTTTTTAGAtcttaaatattttgaatttttagagTTTTGATCTTTAATTTTGATCTATATAAAACTTCTCCTTTTCTTTTAGTTTATAATAATTGTGTTCTTTTTCTTATTATTCGATTCATAATGGAAGGAAATCATCCTAGTGATAATTACTTGTTAGGTTGGTAttgtataatcggccatggagttAAGGAATTGAATTCAGTTTATTTAGTaatgaatttatttattaattcttttTATAAGACATGTTATCGTGGGGCTGAATTAAATGGGTTAGTACAGTGGTTACGAAAAACTTCGAAATTTCAGATGCTTATATACAGAATACTTACTTTTTAATGGACCATTATATgcgtttaattaaaaaaaaaaatattggtttGGTCTCTTGCTGAACGGTAAAACCAAAAGTATCGTGCTTTGAATTTTCTTTAAAGATACGGTGAAAGTGTAGGCTATGATTTATTGTTTCATTGTTTGGCTGCTAGCAATGATTGTGTTATATTCCTATTTCTTATTTTTGCTCCCTAAAATCCATTTGTTGTTGGTTGAAATTGTTAATTTTATGCTATGaatatttatttagtttttagatgttttaatataaattcatcatGATTTTTGAATTTGGTTTCAAGAGCAGTTGAATATTTGGGTTTggcatttattatttttaatatttagttAAATTATGTTGATATAGTCTATAATATGGTCTATGAGATATGtccattattataattttttttttgaaatttattagTTAGAATGTATTTTCAAGTATTCATGCAAATCTCCGTTTTAATCATTAATACGCTTTTAGATTTACATAGTATATGCAGAGTaagttttttatttgattttgaatACATGTATATGCGTGAATTGCTTTTGGTGTTTTTATGTATACCa contains:
- the LOC108462325 gene encoding protein PELPK2-like, producing MVVRANGEIELEEEVENYPEATSDEEEDLEHVVDEMSSLNCFALVFFVALSFSSIDVGLAARHLQQLPPMPTLPTTTLPPFPSIPNLPQPSIRSFPRPGALPPLPTMPGLPTLPSVPRATLPPLPSMPSIPTIPTTIPSIPFLSPPPSPSSP